One Heptranchias perlo isolate sHepPer1 chromosome 2, sHepPer1.hap1, whole genome shotgun sequence DNA segment encodes these proteins:
- the srd5a1 gene encoding 3-oxo-5-alpha-steroid 4-dehydrogenase 1: MFSQSMFRFFLSVDNENELLLESSWLMFLMGGCSFLVLQFVHVPYGRYACSKFGFPINVKVAWFVQEIPALAVPLYLVFFSTDMRPLQLPNQLLLSMFICHYIHRSLIFPFLIRGGKATPFIPFVMAFMFCLYNGYLQARYLSKYAVYPSDWITDPRFLTGFTLWFFGLLINLHSDHILRNLRKPGETGYKIPQGGMFEYVSGANFLGEIVEWIGFAIACWSLPSAAFAVFGFLVLTSRATQHHRWYLEKFEDYPKSRKALIPFLY, from the exons ATGTTCTCGCAGTCGATGTTTCGGTTTTTTTTGAGTGTGGACAATGAAAACGAGTTGCTGTTGGAATCGTCCTGGCTCATGTTCCTTATGGGAGGCTGTTCTTTCTTGGTCTTGCAGTTCGTTCATGTGCCTTATGGGAGATATGCTTGCAGTAAATTCGGGTTTCCAATCAATGTGAAGGTTGCTTGGTTTGTCCAGGAGATCCCTGCCCTGGCAGTGCCACTCTATCTGGTATTTTTCAGCACAGACATGAGGCCTTTGCAACTTCCCAACCAGCTCCTCCTCAGCATGTTCATTTGCCACTACATCCACAG GTCACTGATATTCCCTTTTTTAATTAGAGGAGGAAAGGCGACACCCTTCATTCCTTTTGTAATGGCTTTCATGTTTTGCTTATATAATGGATATCTGCAGGCCAGATACCTCAGCAAGTATGCTGTCTACCCCTCAGACTGGATAACGGATCCACGCTTCCTCACAG GCTTCACACTCTGGTTTTTTGGATTGTTAATAAACCTGCACTCTGACCATATCCTCCGAAACCTTCGAAAACCTGGTGAAACGGGATATAAGATCCCACAGG GGGGAATGTTTGAATATGTGTCTGGTGCCAACTTTCTTGGAGAAATAGTGGAATGGATTGGATTTGCCATAGCTTGCTGGTCACTGCCGAGTGCAGCCTTCGCTGTATTTGGATTTTTGGTTCTTACTTCTCGGGCTACACAACATCACCG ATGGTATCTGGAAAAGTTTGAAGACTATCCAAAGTCAAGAAAGGCCTTAATACCATTCCTATATTGA